A window of Lentibacillus sp. Marseille-P4043 contains these coding sequences:
- a CDS encoding DUF443 family protein — MNCDIQRVVKNSRYRILTINGEKFILDIWGSFWKIVFPFFFWMLPNSVYKVDDPDLVEKLTTLEVKQNKIRMALAVLAGGVSVFLGNLLTPLMDYFNFQSTKLVRLMIITITIIVVLTLFFYMAKRCKIRLYSMANLERLPTDRLWIRPMSFKHFFQVLFSYLIFLLFALFAFAAFFNMPNVIALLVAAAFSFLLLIVNAMTVMGESTTVKFRE; from the coding sequence ATGAATTGTGATATACAACGTGTGGTAAAAAATTCAAGATATAGAATTCTGACCATCAACGGAGAAAAATTTATACTTGATATTTGGGGATCCTTTTGGAAAATTGTATTTCCTTTTTTCTTCTGGATGCTGCCAAATTCCGTTTATAAAGTTGATGATCCAGATCTTGTTGAAAAATTAACCACCTTGGAAGTAAAACAGAATAAGATAAGGATGGCGCTCGCGGTGTTAGCTGGAGGTGTTTCTGTTTTTTTGGGGAACCTTTTAACACCTTTAATGGATTACTTTAATTTTCAAAGTACGAAATTGGTCAGACTAATGATTATAACAATTACTATCATTGTTGTCTTGACACTATTTTTTTATATGGCTAAGAGATGTAAAATACGCCTATATAGTATGGCTAATCTTGAACGGCTGCCAACGGACCGATTATGGATTAGGCCAATGTCCTTCAAGCATTTTTTTCAAGTTTTATTTAGTTATCTCATTTTTCTCTTATTCGCCTTATTCGCATTTGCGGCATTTTTTAATATGCCAAATGTAATAGCATTACTTGTTGCGGCGGCCTTCTCATTTCTTTTATTGATTGTCAACGCTATGACTGTAATGGGAGAAAGCACAACAGTGAAATTTAGGGAATAA
- a CDS encoding T7SS effector LXG polymorphic toxin — MQWRLFREKTAKQARGYFGDLHKTILDAFNGLFTDLNDNLKQHLDLFESDVDSSKTAIIESDYLTDTEMDVDEKYEELNFEHQVINRTISSVADITSATTPNFSPVTNDENEVIEEITDLEDKFTSFTSEGKEHDSEIKELLHHIEVAMNRAGRSIGEARFADYKSKSTEVGLGALKDYNEGKREEEIQKARKAKNDAIKDLNEPSQTVVNNALEDLEDGKITSEEFHVILSTFKRINNDKLSEDELNEELPPIVDKYLHDNSVKIGADLGIPIFASVMEQTGLGAMRLGGLVNTFNGIRGPAGSGYYVIVDPKSAKAAKPFFKAGKGIQVAGKYLGPAFAIAGGYLGYVDDRNKGKTPGEAFTHNVVSTGVGFGTSTVATIAIAAAASNPVGWAAVGVAAAGTAIGIGATAFFNWAYNSNILHLQDGLDWAGEQIDNAANWVGDQLDNVGEALSSGLDAINPFS, encoded by the coding sequence TTGCAATGGAGACTTTTTCGGGAAAAAACAGCAAAACAGGCGAGAGGTTATTTTGGCGATCTGCATAAGACGATTCTTGACGCATTTAATGGGTTGTTCACAGACCTGAATGATAATTTGAAACAACACTTGGATTTGTTCGAATCTGATGTAGATTCAAGTAAAACAGCGATTATAGAGAGTGACTATTTGACTGATACTGAAATGGATGTAGATGAAAAATATGAAGAATTAAACTTTGAGCATCAGGTTATAAACAGAACAATTAGTAGTGTAGCAGATATTACTAGTGCGACTACACCCAATTTCTCCCCAGTAACGAACGATGAAAATGAAGTGATTGAAGAGATAACAGATTTAGAAGATAAGTTTACTTCGTTTACTAGTGAAGGGAAAGAGCATGATTCTGAGATAAAGGAATTGTTGCATCATATTGAGGTTGCGATGAATCGAGCAGGCAGGAGCATAGGTGAGGCTCGGTTTGCTGATTATAAAAGTAAATCTACTGAAGTCGGGTTAGGTGCGTTAAAGGATTATAATGAAGGTAAGCGGGAAGAGGAAATCCAAAAAGCCCGGAAAGCTAAGAATGATGCGATAAAGGATCTTAATGAACCTTCGCAAACAGTGGTAAATAATGCCCTTGAAGATTTAGAAGACGGTAAAATTACCAGTGAGGAATTCCATGTAATCTTGTCGACATTCAAGAGGATAAACAACGATAAATTAAGTGAAGATGAATTGAATGAAGAATTGCCACCAATTGTAGATAAGTATTTGCACGACAATAGCGTTAAGATTGGCGCGGATTTAGGTATTCCAATTTTTGCTTCAGTCATGGAGCAGACAGGTTTGGGAGCAATGAGACTTGGTGGTTTAGTAAATACCTTTAATGGAATCCGTGGTCCAGCTGGCTCAGGTTACTATGTAATTGTTGATCCAAAATCAGCAAAGGCGGCTAAGCCTTTTTTTAAGGCTGGAAAGGGTATTCAAGTAGCAGGGAAGTACCTAGGTCCTGCATTTGCCATAGCGGGGGGTTATCTTGGATACGTTGATGATAGAAATAAAGGAAAGACACCGGGTGAAGCATTTACACATAATGTGGTATCTACAGGAGTGGGCTTTGGAACAAGTACTGTAGCGACAATAGCCATAGCTGCAGCAGCATCCAATCCAGTTGGGTGGGCCGCTGTAGGCGTTGCGGCTGCAGGTACTGCTATAGGTATTGGCGCAACAGCGTTTTTCAATTGGGCGTATAATAGTAATATCCTTCACCTTCAGGATGGTCTGGACTGGGCGGGTGAACAAATAGATAATGCGGCAAATTGGGTAGGCGATCAATTAGATAATGTTGGTGAAGCTTTAAGTAGTGGTCTTGATGCCATCAATCCATTTTCCTGA
- a CDS encoding DUF443 family protein, whose translation MKCDIQRVVKNPRYRILIIDEEQFILDIWGSFWKIVFPFFFWMLPNSVFKIDNPDIAEKLTKSEVKQSNIGMGVALFVGGISVLGGNLLTPYMDNFNFQGTKLVRLMLIAIAIIIVFSLFFYITQRCKKGLYRIINLEQLTLERIWIRPRSSKHFFRVLFFYLFFLSLTLLFFVGFYGFPNVIGLLVAASCFFILLLTIVVAIKGDRTTVEFKRDNDIAI comes from the coding sequence ATGAAATGTGACATCCAACGTGTCGTAAAAAACCCAAGATACAGAATCCTGATCATTGATGAAGAACAATTTATCCTAGATATATGGGGATCCTTTTGGAAGATCGTATTTCCTTTTTTCTTCTGGATGCTGCCGAATTCCGTTTTTAAAATTGATAATCCGGATATCGCTGAAAAATTAACGAAATCAGAGGTGAAGCAATCAAACATAGGGATGGGCGTTGCATTGTTTGTCGGAGGTATTTCTGTCCTTGGGGGAAATCTTTTAACACCCTATATGGATAACTTTAACTTCCAAGGCACAAAGTTAGTTAGGCTCATGCTTATAGCGATTGCGATTATTATTGTGTTTTCATTGTTTTTTTATATTACTCAAAGGTGTAAAAAGGGATTATACAGAATAATTAACCTGGAACAATTGACATTAGAACGAATATGGATCAGGCCAAGATCCTCCAAACATTTTTTTCGGGTTTTATTTTTCTACCTTTTCTTTCTCTCATTAACTCTGTTGTTTTTTGTGGGTTTTTATGGGTTTCCTAATGTAATTGGATTGCTCGTGGCAGCGTCTTGTTTTTTTATCTTATTGCTTACTATTGTTGTAGCGATAAAAGGAGACAGAACTACAGTGGAGTTTAAGAGGGATAACGATATAGCGATCTAA
- a CDS encoding DUF5085 family protein, producing MIVENHHIAHLNVVSKYYRFAPEEIDIAIKDFQSVLEKHGYHPDGRMLFSILSDPTSEIMNAEIFLPIKEDNVMIQEQEQINFRSYLSIKPMIMTRVMEDFDAQSQVRYWELIDYIRRNGMKQKTPVFAEFKNSHLGRDYVEMSVGV from the coding sequence ATGATTGTAGAAAATCATCATATCGCTCATCTTAATGTTGTTTCAAAGTATTATCGCTTTGCCCCAGAGGAGATTGATATAGCAATTAAGGATTTTCAATCGGTTTTGGAAAAGCATGGTTATCACCCAGATGGGAGAATGCTTTTTTCTATTTTAAGTGATCCAACAAGTGAGATTATGAATGCAGAAATCTTTTTGCCGATTAAGGAAGATAACGTTATGATTCAAGAGCAGGAACAAATAAACTTTCGTAGTTATTTATCTATTAAGCCAATGATTATGACACGTGTGATGGAAGATTTTGATGCACAATCCCAGGTAAGGTATTGGGAGTTGATTGATTATATTAGGCGAAATGGCATGAAACAAAAGACACCAGTATTTGCAGAATTTAAGAACAGTCATTTGGGTCGGGATTACGTGGAAATGAGTGTCGGGGTCTAA
- a CDS encoding DUF4176 domain-containing protein: MLPIGSIVYLKEGTSKLMILNRGPLLQAGENEGERVMYDYSGCFYPQGLDPNNVFYFNEKNIDEVVFEGFKDSEEERFQKIYYDWKEENKENVKKGTVTGPLE; the protein is encoded by the coding sequence ATGTTACCAATTGGATCGATTGTATATCTGAAAGAGGGGACGAGTAAACTAATGATCTTGAACAGAGGACCACTTCTTCAGGCAGGTGAAAATGAAGGCGAAAGAGTAATGTATGATTATTCCGGGTGTTTTTATCCACAGGGACTAGATCCCAATAATGTTTTCTATTTTAATGAAAAAAATATAGATGAAGTGGTATTTGAAGGATTTAAAGATTCCGAGGAAGAACGTTTTCAGAAGATTTACTATGACTGGAAGGAAGAAAATAAAGAAAATGTTAAAAAAGGAACTGTAACCGGACCGTTAGAATAA
- a CDS encoding DUF5085 family protein translates to MRIETRSLNFDNLLIYETRQLRKDWQEGFFLMEDFTLAEGIYKNGPTFFSVAPEKGEDKFGSFTYYLPISEPVTLADETDFQFQEGFHIEEALVLRQADEATDFHAAYAEIKKYAGKNNISIEDTFYCVLLEVFDEYIIDLYVPLKDRGDAS, encoded by the coding sequence ATGCGCATTGAGACTCGATCACTTAATTTTGATAATCTATTAATCTATGAAACTAGGCAATTAAGGAAGGACTGGCAAGAGGGCTTTTTCTTGATGGAAGATTTTACGCTTGCGGAAGGTATCTATAAGAATGGTCCAACGTTTTTTTCTGTTGCACCTGAGAAAGGTGAAGATAAGTTTGGTAGCTTTACGTATTATTTGCCAATAAGTGAACCTGTTACATTAGCAGATGAAACAGATTTTCAATTTCAGGAAGGATTTCACATCGAAGAAGCTTTAGTTTTACGTCAAGCGGATGAGGCGACTGATTTTCATGCTGCTTATGCAGAGATAAAGAAATATGCCGGGAAAAATAATATTTCAATAGAGGACACTTTCTATTGTGTTTTACTGGAAGTATTTGATGAATATATTATTGATTTATATGTACCGTTAAAAGATCGGGGAGATGCATCATGA